The Candidatus Poribacteria bacterium nucleotide sequence GGTAGCCTCGGTAATGCGTTTCTGGAAAACCTCGCTGAAACCAACGTCGCAAATTATCCGCAGCGACGGTAAAGTAACCCGCCTCGCGCAACAACTCGGGCACAGTCTTTATATCGTCTGATAAGTCCAACGTCCCACCTTGTGTGATGATTTGGTGGGACAAGACATCCTTGCCAGTGAATATTGTTGTATGTGCGGGGTGCGTCGGGATGTGCGGACTGATACACTTCTCAAAAAGCGTCGCTCGTTCCGCAAGCGCGTCGAGATGAGGCGTTGTCAGATTGTGATGCCCGTAGCAACTCATACTCGATGCCCGCAGCGTATCTAATGAGATAAGGATGATATTACGCAAGAACGCTGTTCCTCCAATCGCGAGTCGCGAGTCGCGAACCGCTATTCGCTAATAGCTAATCACGAACTCCTAACCGCTGATGGTTAATCGCCTGCAGCGACCTCCGCTGTTGCGGTCTGTGCCTCACGGATCGCTTCACACAGATAGGTGATCCCTTCGGGGATATCGTCCACGTGGCAATAAGCGTACGCCAATCGGATCGCTTTCACTGGCGCGTTTGCGTAGTGGAAGGCACTCCCGTTGCTGAAACCGACCCCCTTCTCCGCAGTGAGTTCACGGAGTTTGTCAAGGTCTGTGGTCTCTGGTAGATCTATCCAGAGGAAGAGTCCGCCTCGCGGGCGGGTCCATGTACAGATGTCGCTCACATGCTTATCAAGTGTCTCCACCACAGCGCGACATTTCGCGCCTACAGCAGCATTCGTCTTTACAAGATGTGCTTCGAGGTGCTCCATAAAGAATTCGGCAACAATCGCGCTCGCCAGCGCGCTCGTCCCGCCGTCCCATCGGTTCTGATGGATTTGTCCGTAGTACGGTTCCCGCGCCACGAAATAACCTTGTCGGACCCCTGCGCCTAAGATTTTTGAGAAAGTGGCGATAAAAATCACACGGTTCGAGGTATCCAGTTTAAAGAGCGAAGCGGGTGTCGGGGTGGATGTAAAGTCGATGTCGCCGTAGCAGTCATCTTCAACAATGAGTGTGTCGTATGCCTTAGCCAATTCCAGCATCCGTTTCCGCCGTTCAAGCGAAAGGATCGCACCTGTCGGGTTCTGATGGTTTGAAGTCGTATAGATGAACGACGGACGGATATTCTTGCGTTTGAGTGCTTGCAGTTTGGATTCCAGATCGTCCATATCCATACCGTCAATATAGTCCATACCGACACCCTCAATATTGGCTTTGAAATGCCGCATAATCCCCAAGGTACCACTGTAGGTGTATTCCTCTGTTAGCACGGTATCTCCAGGATTGATGAGCGTTCCGAGCACCAATTCCAGTGCTTGCATAGAACCGGAGGTGATTGAGATGTTGTCTATCGGCAGTGGGACCCCTTCACGCCGTTCAAACCGCATAGATGCCAGTTCCCGTAGACCGCGATAGCCGGATTCACCGGGATAATTAACCAGATCGCCTCCCAACTTACGAAGTGCTTTTGCACTCGCCTCAATTAAACCTTCCGTCGGAAACGTATACGGATCCGGACGCCCACCTGTAAAAGCAAAGTCTTTCATAGTATACTCCTTTTTCTCAGCAGATGCCATATAAGCGTAATTATAACAGACTTATGAAAAAAAAACAATAAGGTGAATTCTGATTTTTGATTGCAACAAAGAATCGTCTATGATAAAATAAATGAACGCCATAAGGTGATGTAACTGTAAAACTTGCATTGGTGCCAAAGTGAGTTCGGTATGAAATAGAATACATAGGTCGGAGGTGCCCTTGAAAGCATTTCTGCGAAAACATCGAGAATTTTGGAAAACAGGAAAGACAAATTTTGCGCTTACCGTAGGTTTGAGGCTTGGAAGCCTCTTTTTCGGCTATGCTATTTATGAAGAGGTAGGGGCTGGATGGAAAGGATATAAATCGTTCCGTATCGTGCTAACCGATACATCAGTGTTTATCCCTGTTGGTGGATTAGTCGCTGGTGTTCTAACGCTCATAGGAGATTTAATGATGTTATGGTCAGATAGATCAGAGAAACGGATTCAAGAAGCCGCTGCCAAAGCCGCTGCCGAAGCTGCTGCCGAAGCCGCTGTCAAAGCTAGAGCCGAAGGCGTTGAGGAAGGCAAAAAGGAGCTCGCTCAAAAGGTCCTCGCTTGGAACCTTCGTCGAATAGAGGCAGAAAGAAGGAACGAGCCTTTTTACGAACCGCCTCCAACCGAGTAGTGTGTAGCCCGAAAAATACGGAAATGGCAACCCAAAACTCGCTCCGAAATCTCACATTTGAACCGATGTGCTTATCTGACCTACAACAGGTCCTGGACATAGAAAACGAATGCTTCGAGGACCCATGGAGCGCGACCTATTTTACACTGTCCCTGAAGCGACCGAGATCTTATGATTTTTTTTACGTTGCGCGGTGCGAAGACACCATCCTGGGTTACATCGTGTTCGCTGTTCTCTATGAAGAAGCGCATATTTTAAATATTGCAGTGCCAATTGCCTATCGCGGACAAGGTATCGGCAAATATCTCCTCGCTTCAGCTTTAGAGATGATAGCCGCACACGACGGACGCGAGGTCTTCTTGGAGGTCGCTGTCAATAACTTACCAGCACAATACCTCTACAGACAGTTCGGGTTCCGCATCTATGGCACCCGCAAAAACTACTACGGTCGTCATAAGGACGCTTACCTTTTTCGCAAAGGAGCACCAGAAACCGATGCTACTTAACATTTTAAGCCAGACCTTTTCAGCCACTGAAACCCTCTCACTCTCAACCCGCCGACAGGAGGCGCGGACGGCTGGCAGGAACGGTTGGCGTATCATTGAAGAAGAGGTCCACTGGAACCCCGCTGAAACGGCTATTGTCGTCGTTGATATGTGGAACGAACACTGGTCTTGGGGTGCGACAGAGCGCGTAAATGTGATGGCACCTCGGATGAACATCGTGCTTGGACGGGCAAGGGAAAGCGGCGTTCATATTATCCATGCACCCTCCGACACAATGGACTTCTACGAGGCGCACCCGGCGCGCCAATCGGTCTTAGCATTACCACATGCTCAACCGCCACCTGAACGGGAATTACCTGATCCACCCTTGCCTGTTGATGCCTCCGATGGTGGTTCAGACACCGGCGAAACCGATACCTACAAAGCGTGGCACCGGCAACATCCTGTCATTGAGATTGCTGACGCAGATGCCATCAGTGATAACGGACAAGAGGTCTACAATCTTTTTCATCACAAGGGTATTAAGAATATCATCTTCATGGGGGTGCACACCAATATGTGTGTCCTCGGACGCTCTTTTGCGATTAAACAGATGGTTCGTTGGGGTTTCAATGCCGTTCTTGCACGTGATCTCACAGATGCGATGTATAATCCGTTTAAGCCGCCTTATGTTAGTCACGAAGAAGGCACGCAGCTCATCATTGAGTATATTGAGAAATTCTGGTGTCCCACAATCCTCAGTGGTGATTTAACAACTCCGAAAGCCTAATCAACATTCCTTTGAATCTTCCCTTAAATAGGTAGGTGCGGTTTTTAACCGCACCGTTCTTCCCAACCTCACCGATTCTCCTTACTCAATCCATTTTCCCAATCATCTTGTAAATCCTGATTCTGATAAGAAAATAGCTGTTGGCAATTAGCAAATACCTACCACCTATACCCAATACCTACCCGATTACTGACCGCTGACAGCCGACCGCCATATAGTGATTTTAGTTGCAATTTGACGGGAAATGTGGTATCATACATAAAGAGTTAATGTGGTTAGAACCGATCATTCAAGTTAGAGGAGCTGCAAGTGGAAATATCTGTCTTAGTACTTAATGCAAGTTATGAAGCAATCAACGTTTGCAACCTCCGGCGTGCGATGAAAATGGTTTTCAAAGGCACCGCACAGACGGAAGAAGTCTCTGACCTTAAGATTCATTCACCCAGTGCTGCAATAAAAGTACCACATGTAATTCGTTTGGTGAACTACGTGCATGTCCCACGGAGTGTCGTCAAATTTTCACGGAAGAATGTCCTCGTCCGAGATCATTACACGTGTCAGTACTGCTATGGTGAGTTCCCAACAGCACAACTCACGCTCGACCATGTGATACCGATTTCGCGGGGTGGACAAACGAACTGGGAAAATGTTGTGACGGCGTGCAAGAAATGTAATAATAAAAAAGGAAATAAAATGCTCTACGAGACACAACTCACACTCGCACGCCAGCCCAAAACACCATCAATATTAACGTATTTACAACTCAACCGTCATTTTCGAGGATGCCATCCGTCGTGGAGAAAATATCTGTATCTCAATTGAATCATGCCAGATCCGAGAAAACTAAAAAAACGTTCGGAATTCCAGCGTGCCTATCAAGACGGCGGTAAGTATTGGAATCGCTATTTTGTGATATACGTACGACCGACAGGCTTCGAGCATTCTCGATTGGGGATAACCGTTAGCAAAAAAGTCGGAAACAGCGTCCAAAGGAATCGGGTTAAAAGATTAATTCGGGAGTCGTTTCGGCACTTATGTCCTCACCTACAGGCAGCTTATGATATCGTGGTTGTCGGTAGAACTGCAGCGACTCGGCTTAAATGTCAGGAAGCAGCAAACGCGCTCTGTAGTTTATTCCGAAGAGCCTCTATCTTGAATAGCGCGAATATCACCACAACGCCGTGACGCAGGAACCGAAGTAGCCGATGAGGAACACAGGCGTGTCAGACTGTCAGCAGCACTTGGAAGTTATGAATCAATGCGGGCACCAGCAAACGTGCCGCAAAACATATATGGCGGCTGTACTCGTCCAACCGATCCGTTTTTATCGCCGTTTCATTTCACCGCTGCTACCCCGTTCATGTCGTTTCTATCCCACATGTTCCCAATACGCACAGCAGGCATTAGAACGTTACGGGACGCTCAAGGGGACCTGGCTAACTCTTAAACGACTTTCAAAATGTCACCCATATCATCCGGGTGGCTTCGACCCGCTGAAATAGCGGCGTAGACACGCCACGTCGAAAACGGTTGGTCTCAGAAGTACACATAGATGAGGAGTACCTAATTTCAATGGGAGTACGTTATATTCTCGCACTCGTCCTAATGATTGCTGTCATGATTGGATGGAGCCTGTTTTTCGGTAACCGGTTTGCGCCCGAGCCAGACGAATCCGCAACGACCGAAACAGCCCCATCATCTGATACACGTCAAGTGCCACCCGATGACGCGACACAGACGGCACCCGACGGAACCGAGGCATCCGTCGATACAGATCTCTGGACTCCTTTACAGGAAAGCCCGGATGACGCAAAAGTTAGCGTTCACACCGATAGGTATAGTGTCGTGTTCAACGAAAAACTTGCAATTGCCAAAGTGTGGGAACTCAATCAGTTTCCAGACCGGACCGTTGACATCGATGAACCCCTGAACCTGATTCCAGAGAACGCGCTGAGCTGCCTCGCACTTCGCTTCGCAAATGACCAACTGCAACTCGACTTGCTTAATGCTTCATGGCGCGCGGACAAGCCTGAAATCGATCTCACAGCGGGCGAGGGTGTAGAAACACTCACTTTCCGAACAATCATCGCAGAAAAACTGCAGGTTGCCAAGCAGTTAACTTTCATCCCTGGCACCTATTTTGTTAATCTGGCAATTACCTTCCAAAATGTCTCTGATGAACCTTTACTTATGGGTGGAAATGAACCGGCGAATGGATATGAACTCCAATGGGGACGCGGTATCAACGCCGACCTCCTACCTCACGAAAAGAAAAGTGGGAAACGTGGGCGACGTGGTAAAGAGGGCGCGAAGGTTTACACCGGCGAAGGGAATCCTGTGCACAAACTTAAAGACGAACAGGCTTTAACGACTGTGCTTTGGGCAGGACTTGATAGTCAGTACTTCAGCGCGCTCATGATCCCTGACCCGGAAATCGCGGCAACATATAGACTCACAGAGACTCCCAATGCGAGTGCCGGTGCCGATGTCGCTGTCGTCGCACCCACAGAGACAGTTGGGCTCGTTGTTCCGGGTTTTTATCTTGCATCTCAGCAGAAAGCCAGTCACGAATTCCGGCTCTATGTCGGACCGAAAGACGACAAAATTCTGAAAACGATTGAGGCACCCAACGCGCCAGAACTATCGCTACATCTTTCCAAAGTGATTGACTTCGGATTCTTTGCCCCCCTTGTTTGGGGCATGCTCTGGCTATTCCAAGGATTTCACGCCGTCTTCAGAAACTATGGGCTCTCAATTATTCTGTTGACTGCCTTGGTGAAGGTTATCACTTATCCGTTTACCCGCAAGGCGCACGCCTCGATGAAAAAGATGCAGAAACTCCAACCCGAACTTTTGGAATTGAAGGAGAAATACAGGGACGATCCGCAGAAGCTTAACCGCGCCACAATGCGGCTCTACAAGGAAAATGGTGTCAATCCGCTTGGGGGTTGTATCCCGTGGCTTCCACAAATTCCGCTCTTCTTCGCACTCTTTTCGCTCCTTGGCGGCGCAGTAGAACTCCGTGGAGCACCTTTCCTGCTCTGGATTCAAGACCTTTCCGCACCCGATACTTTGTTTGAATTGCCCTTTACGATTCCGCTGATTGTCACACAGATAGATGCCGTTCGACTGCTACCTATCATCAACGGATTAACAACTTGGCTTCAACAGAAATTCGTCGGCAATATGACACCAACAACCGACAATACCCAAATGAAACTGATGCAATTCATGCCAATTATCTTTATCTTCATTTTTTACAACTGGGCATCAGGATTTGTATTGTATTGGTTGTGTAACAATGTGTTCACTATAGCACAACAGTATCTACAGAACCGAAGCGCGACGGACGAAGACCTATCGGGGTCTGCAGATACTAAAAAACGGAACACTTCCAAACGGAAATAGACTTAGTCCATAGTCATACCCCGCGTCAACGACTTCACTGCCGGAAACGTTTTATACGAGGAGGACTCAACCTATGCAACATTATATTCAAGCTGAAAGCGATACAGTGGAGGAAGCAATTGAACAGGCACTCAATGAACTTGAGGCGACTCGCGAGCAGGTTACAATTGACATCATCAGTGAACCCACAAAAGGTATCTTAAATTTCGGCGCGAAACCTGCCAAAGTCCGAGTAACAATGAAGCAAGATGTCTCTTCGGCACCCGACACGATTCTCAGAGAGTTGCTCAGCCGGATGGGAATTGGTGCCGAAGTGGAATCGGATTTCGTTGATGGCAGCACACATCTCAATATCCACACTGACAGTCCTGCCCTCCTCATCGGGAAGCATGGGCAGACGCTTGATGCTATTGAACGCCTCCTCAATTGCATTGTTAATAAAGCCTCTCTCGTAAAAAGGCGGGTTTTTGTTGACACCGAGGGTTACCGGGAACGCCGAGAAGAACGGCTCGTCGAAATGGCACACCAAATGGCGGAGCAGGTGAAGTATACCAACCGGGAGGTTGTCTTGGCACCAATGTCGGCGCGTGACCGCCGCATCATCCATGTCGCCTTAAGAGAGGATGATATTGTATCCACCTATAGTCAAGGCGAGGGAGACATGCGTCGGGTTGTCATCACAACTAATGGTTAATGGTTAATGGTAAAGAAAACGTCGTGGTAAGGGCGGGTTTTTCTAATAACTAAAGGTTTTAACCAACAACTACAAGCGAACCGCGAACCGCTAAAAAAGATGAAATTCCACGATACCATCGCAGCCATCGCAACAGCACGCGGCGAAGCGGGTATCGGCATTGTCCGAGTCAGTGGACCGCTCGCCCTGCCGATTGCTACCGATTTATTCCGATCTCCGCGGGCTGTATCTCCCGCACAACTACCGACGCATACGCTTACATACGGACACGTTGTAGATACTAACGCATCCGATGCCGTAATTGATGAAATTTTACTCGGCATCATGCACGCGCCAAAAACGTATACCGGAGAAGATATCGTCGAGTTTAATTGTCACGGTGGGATCCTTCCCCTCACGGCTGTATTGGACTTGGTAGTAAAGCAGGGCGCACGGCTCGCAGAACCGGGTGAATTCACAAAACGCGCTTTCCTTAACGGTAGACTTGACCTTGCACAAGCGGAAGCCGTCGCTGAACTCATCGCCTCGAAAACGGATCTGAGCCGAAAAATCGCAATAGAAGCACTCGCTGGGAAGCTTTCTGAGACTGTCAATCAATTCAATGACCGACTCGCAGCCCTGCTCGCAGAGATTGAAGCGTCTGTTGATTTTCCTGAGGAAGACCTTGATTTCATGAAGGTAGAGGCGCAGCTCGAATGTGCCCGCACCGTTCAGACAGACTTAACGGTGCTTCTTGAAACTGCCGATGAAGGGAGACTCATCTCGGAGGGTGTCAATGTCGCCATATTGGGTAAACCAAATGTCGGAAAATCCAGTTTACTTAATGCACTCGTTGGAACGGCACGCGCTATCGTTACAGATATCCCTGGCACGACACGCGACACAATTGAAGAGGCTATTAACATCAATGGTATCCCATTGAAACTTTTTGACACCGCTGGTATTCGACAGACGGATGATATTGTTGAACAACAAGGCGTTCAACGGAGCAAAGCCGTCTTAGACAAGGCAGAATTGTTACTCTTGATGTTCGACGCATCGCAACCTTTAAACGATGCCGATAGGGACCTCTTGCAGACAGCACAATCGCAGAAAGCAATTCTTATCTTGAATAAGACAGACCTACCGGTTGTGACATCAATGGCTGCATTACTGACGCACTGCCCAAAAAAGCGGATCGTTGAGACAGTGATCCCCCAAGGTAAAGGACTCGAGGCACTAAGGACCGCTATCTCTGAGGAACTGCTTGGTGATAAGTTCGTTGTCGGGGAATCGCCGATTGTGACCAACGCACGCCATCAGGACGCACTCAGGCGTGCACACAATGGACTCAATTATGCGATAGAGAGTCTCGCGAACGGTATGCCTCCGGAACTCGTTGCTGTCGATTTGCGAATCAGTCTTGATGCCCTGGGCGACATCGTTGGCAAGACGACAACGGAAGATATTCTCGATAGGATTTTCTCTCAGTTCTGTGTCGGGAAGTAATATTTGTCGAGGCGAAGGAAAAAATGAACTTTTATCGTGGTATGGTGTGACTGTTCTCTGCGGACGAGTAGAGGACATTGATACTAAACACAATATCACAAAGGAGCTACCCATGTTAGGCGCAAAACAACAGTGGTGTCCTCGCTGCCAAAGACACGTACAAACAGAGCAGAAACAGTCTCATATTGGCAAACAGAAGAAACTCGTCAAAATTGTTGTTACTTGCGGTAGGTGTCGAATAACATTATCAAGCAAAACAACGAGTGCAGCTGCGGTTGAACAGAATCAAAACGCTGCAGCTGAAGAATAGTAATGGAATTTTGGATTAGCGTATTTATCTAACACACAAGGAGAGAACATTATGTTTAAGCCCGTTTTTCACTGGACCGCCGCATATCTGACAGGATTCATCGTTCTGTTGTTGATAGTTGGCACAGTCCCCGCGCTCGTCGCGAGTGAAGAGATTCAGTGGCGTGAATCCGTAGAGGTCACCCTGAAGGAAGCCGAGGAAGCCGACAAACCTATCATGATGGACTTCTATACCGACTGGTGAGGGTTCTGTAAGCGGCTGGATGCCGAAACGTTTACAGATGCCCGCGTCGTCACCCTCGCGGAAAATTTCATTTCCGTCAAAGTAAATCCAGAGGACACAGAACGTCCCATCAATGAGGAGATGCGGAGCCGATACGGAGTCAATGCTTACCCGGCAGTCCTCTTCATCAGTCCAGACGGTGGACTCATTAAATATCACTCAGGATTCCTACCGCCTGATCAATTTACGCCTGTGATTGAAGATGCCTTGAAGGTGGAGTCTGCGTTCCAAAAGCAGTTGGAAGAATTGGAAGCGAAACCGGATGATGGCAAACTCAACGCTGAGGTCGCGCTCATCTATTTGGAACGGAAGCAGTTGGAAAAAGGAGTCCTGTTCAGCGAGAAAGCGTTTGAACACGATCCGAAAAATAGGTCGAAACTCATCCCGAAATTGCACAACCAGTTGGGACTCACTTACGGCACGCTCCTTGAAACCGCCGGTGCTGAAAAGTCAGAGGCGTATTTTGAGAAGTCGGTCTCTCACTTCAAGGTGCTTATAGACAAGTATCCGAATAGCGATGTTTATGAACCTGCCCAGTATTACCTCGGTGTGACCTACGCCATTAAGGAACATTATGAGGACTCGATCGCAGTGCTTGAAAAGTTATCGCACCACGCCAAGGATGCAAACATCAGGCAGAGTGCTGAGGCAATGCTCGAACGGGTCAAAGATTTGGCAAACGCCGATGAATAGTTTTTGATAGGCGTGGTCTCAGACCGCGCCTATAAACGCAGTAGCTCCGATACCTCTTCCGAAGTCAAAAGTCGATGCGCGCCTAATGGCAGATGCCCTAACTTCAAAGTGCCAATCTGTACCCGTTTCAGACGGATGACGGGATGTCTCACGGCTTTGAACATCATCCGCACCTGTCGTTTTTTCCCTTCATGAATTGTTACCTCAAACGCTGTTGAGTGCCCATCTTTGCTTATTTTCAGTCGTCTGACCTTTGCCGGTGCCGTTGTTCCACTCGGAATCTTGACCCCTTGACGGAGCTTCTGAATCACGTCGTCGCGCGGCACGCCTTTCACCCACGCGATATAGATTTTCTCTATCTCATGGCTTGGGTGTAGCAGTCGGTAGGCGAAATCCCCATCGTTCGTGAAGAGTAGCAACCCCTCGGTCTCCAAGTCTAAGCGTCCAACTGGATAGATTGTATCCGATAGGTCCCGAACGAGGTCCATAACGGTTGGACGCCCGCGTTGGTCGCTGCGCGTTGTGATACAGCCCGCCGGTTTATTTAGCATTAAATAGATCTGCTCTTTCAACGGCTCAACGCGTTTGCCTTCAAATTCAACGACATCGGTCTCTGTGTCGATTGGGTGTCCTGGCACCAGAATAGGTTCGCCGTTAACGCTGACGGCACCAGCAAGAATGCGCTTTTTCACCGCCCGCCGAGAAGCGATACCTGAGGTAGCAATATATTTTTCAAGTCGCATCGTGTCAGTCATTCTTCTATGTGCCAGCCCTTAGCCATGGCGATGCGTCGCAACCCGCCATCTGGGTTAACAGCGACGGGATGCCCAAACAATTCCAGTTTGTGAGCATCGGTGTGATGGTTTCCGTAGGCGTAAGAGTGGTTTAAGTTGAACCCGTGTTCAGCGGCGAGTTGTTGGGTGAGTTTGGCTTTGTTTTCGGCATACGGGTGGAGCCCAATCCGTTGTCCCGTACATCTTCCGTCAACCATCTCCAGTTGGTGTGCGACCATTAGGTCGGTCTGGAAGTATGCATGAAACGGTTGAACGAGAAAGGACAATGAACCCGACATCAGGATAACCGTCCGTCCTTCGGCGCGATGGTGATATATCAATTTGGAAATGTGAGGTGCTATGCTCGGACGAAGCGTTTCGGTGAAGCAGCGTCGGGCAATCTCCTGAAGGTGTGTCTGCTCCAAACCGCGAAGGTAAATCTTATTAGGTTTTGCTGCTCGAAGAGATTTAACCTGCAGCAGATAGGATACCCACGCCAGCAAGTTCGGTATCGGGATCTCACCGTGGCTCAGCAGATACCGCAGGAAAACCTGTTCTGAGGAGAGGCGGATAATCGTGCCGTCTAAGTCGAAAACAGCACACGTTTTAGTGTCTCTCATGTTATCTGTTGCCCCAGTGCTTGTCGATATGCTTTGACGGCAGCTTCCATCCCGATGTAGAGTGCATCTGCCATGAGATGATGACCGATAGAGACTTCCTGAAGCCCTGGTAAGTCCTGCATCAACGGCAAATTGTCAAGGTTCAAGTCATGACCGGCATTGATCCCAAGCCCTAAATCCATCGCCTTCAGTGCCGCGTTCTTTAGCGATCCGAATTCGTGTTCAACTTCTGTCTCGGTTTTTGCCATGGCGTAAGGCGCAGTATAGAGTTCAATGCGATCCGCACCGATGTCACGCGTCATCGTTATCTGCTCGACATCCGTTCCACTAAACAGACTGACACGGATACCCGCATCTTTCAGGGCTGCGATGATCGGTTTCAACGTATCGCCATCTTTGTGAATGTCCCAAACGGTATGGCTTGTTACCTCACCCGCCACAACAGGGACGAGCGTGCACTGCGTCGGTTTCGTCTGAAGTACCATATCAATGAGGTCAGGTCTCGGATCGCCTTCAATGTTATATTCGATAGCAGGTGATTTTCGGGTGTTGATTTCTATTAATCGTTCGGCGATGTCCTGCACGTCTGTTGGTGTGATATGTCGTTGGTCTTCGCGGGGATGCACCGTGATCCCCTGCGCGCCAGCAGCGACGCAAGTATCAACTGCAGTGCGTATGTCCGGAATATCGCCACCTCGTGAGTTTCGCAATGTTGCGACTTTGTTTACATTTACACTTAATGCTATCATTTTTTCTCCATCAGGACTTACGCAAAATTGGATCAGAACGCCCATTTTGATATGATGAAGGCACTTTCTATCAGGGTTCGGTGCGGTTAGAAACCGCACCTACCAGGGGAGTGCGTAAGTCCTGTCCATTACGCTTTTTGATTGACCATACTCGTAAGGATACCAAGAATTTTTTCACATTGCGCAATTTGATAGACGGTCAAATCAACGTACACAGATTTTTCCGCC carries:
- a CDS encoding HAD-IB family hydrolase — protein: MRDTKTCAVFDLDGTIIRLSSEQVFLRYLLSHGEIPIPNLLAWVSYLLQVKSLRAAKPNKIYLRGLEQTHLQEIARRCFTETLRPSIAPHISKLIYHHRAEGRTVILMSGSLSFLVQPFHAYFQTDLMVAHQLEMVDGRCTGQRIGLHPYAENKAKLTQQLAAEHGFNLNHSYAYGNHHTDAHKLELFGHPVAVNPDGGLRRIAMAKGWHIEE
- a CDS encoding pyridoxine 5'-phosphate synthase — encoded protein: MIALSVNVNKVATLRNSRGGDIPDIRTAVDTCVAAGAQGITVHPREDQRHITPTDVQDIAERLIEINTRKSPAIEYNIEGDPRPDLIDMVLQTKPTQCTLVPVVAGEVTSHTVWDIHKDGDTLKPIIAALKDAGIRVSLFSGTDVEQITMTRDIGADRIELYTAPYAMAKTETEVEHEFGSLKNAALKAMDLGLGINAGHDLNLDNLPLMQDLPGLQEVSIGHHLMADALYIGMEAAVKAYRQALGQQIT